From the genome of Papilio machaon chromosome 9, ilPapMach1.1, whole genome shotgun sequence, one region includes:
- the LOC106711737 gene encoding glutathione S-transferase 1-1-like has product MPIDLYYVPGSPPCRAVLLTARALNLNLNLKLVDLHHGEHLKPEYVKLNPQHTVPTLVDDGLALSESRAIITYLVNKYGKASGLYPEEARARALVDQRLYFDIGTLYQRFSEYFYPQVFAGAPADKEKAAKVEDALKILDVFLEGQKYVAGAGLTVADLSLIASVSTFEASDIDFKKFANVKRWYETVKTTAPGYQEANEKGLDAFKALVSSMKK; this is encoded by the exons ATGCCTATCGACTTGTACTACGTGCCAGGGTCACCGCCATGCCGCGCCGTGCTCCTGACCGCTCGGGCTCTCAACCTCAACCTGAACCTCAAGCTGGTCGACTTGCACCACGGCGAGCATCTCAAGCCTGAATACGTCAAG TTGAACCCGCAACACACAGTGCCGACACTAGTCGACGACGGGCTGGCGCTGAGCGAGTCTCGCGCTATTATTACCTACCTGGTTAACAAGTACGGCAAGGCGAGCGGCCTGTATCCGGAGGAGGCCCGCGCGCGTGCACTCGTCGACCAGCGCCTGTACTTTGACATCGGCACCCTCTACCAGCGCTTTAGTGAATACTTC TACCCACAAGTGTTCGCGGGTGCTCCAGCGGACAAGGAGAAGGCGGCCAAGGTGGAGGATGCCTTGAAGATTCTGGACGTGTTCCTAGAGGGGCAGAAGTATGTGGCAGGAGCCGGCCTCACCGTGGCGGACCTCAGCCTCATCGCAAGCGTCTCCACATTCGAGGCCTCCGATATCGATTTCAAGAAGTTCGCCAATGTTAAGAG GTGGTACGAGACTGTGAAGACGACAGCGCCAGGCTACCAGGAAGCCAACGAGAAGGGGCTCGATGCGTTCAAAGCCCTCGTCAGCAGCATGAAGAAGTAA